gcccatacaaccgtaattaaaaatgtgttgagtgagtcgttaaataaaatatttctttctttctttaaaagaaTTGAATGCAAATCACATATGTGATATCTGTGTAGTTCAACCTGCCCATCACTCTCCAAAGATTTCTCAATTTAATATTTCTGATagtgaatgaaataattttggGAGCATCTTCttcaaaatataatgtttacattttaaaataaaaatcgcCATTATGCAACTTTCAGGTAGCCTCTTTAACTCAAAAATAAAGAGCAATAAAATTACTTATGCAGCCTATCTTTTtcaaactggtatatcaaaagtcttgatatgtactgccctgtatttgagggaagtgcatataaaatatcccttttcctctgaaaactacgtgtcagaatgaccaaatgtttgacatccaatagctgatgctaATTAATCAATCTGCTGTAATGgcttcgttaaacaaaactaatgttTCAAGTGAAAATAGATAACTGCTAATGCCTTTAACTCTAACTCTAACTGTATAAACCGATTTACTCCCATTTGGTCGAAGTTTTAAATAAACGTTACAAACGAATGAGTGATTCGCTAATTACCTGCCTGTTATCGGTAATATGAAAAACTGGGACTTGTCCGCATTTCGacgaaagaatatttaaccAAACTCTGACAACCTGTGCTCATGTTGAGGCAgcgttaaaaatatatattctttacaTCCGACCCTAGCAAGGCTTAATCGTTTAATCTTGCACTCTGACGGAATTTGTATTCAGAATAATATCGTACACATACTGGCCTGAGTGCGCCGCTATTGTTAAGGTGTTAGAGACTGACTGTTTTAGCGATTGAAATTACAAATTCAATACATGTTCTAGCTTATAATAGACATGTATAAGTAGTTCCAGTGTCCTTCTGAATGTCATAATGTTTCTAATAGCTAAActttcaatttatttcttaaGATTGTTTTTCGTTCGTACAAACGACATTATTGAGACggaaaatctagtttgggctactataaattttgttttgtttaacgacaccactagagcacattgatttattagtcatcggttattggatgtgcaacatttggtaattctgacatacagtcatatagagaggaaacccgctacatttttcaattagtagcaaggggtctttgatatgcaccatcccacagacaggataacacataccacggtctttgatgtactagtcatggtgcactggcttgaactaGAATTACCCAATaggctcaccgacagggatcgatctcagaccgaccgtgccGTGCCGTGCATCAAGGGAGCGCTTGAACTATAAACTTTAGGACGAACAGAAACAtatcgaatatacagacactgatattctaccagaaattgtattttgtatgttattttagaagttaaaataaaaaggttCTGTTAAACAGAAGCATGtcacaatggcagcaaactctgTAAAATgttagtttggtttgtttatcgacactactagagcacattaatttattaatcatcggttttttaatgttaaccATTTTGGCAATTCTggctcgtagtcttcagaggagacccgctacatttttccaatagcagcaagggatcttttatatgcacttccccacagcaAATTCAGAAACCTatctttaataattttgtaacactattagaatttttttttatttatttatttcatgaaaCCTCAACATAACATCGGGTTATTTCGACATACTTCGTCCAGAAAGAAACATGTTGCCGCCACACAGGCTATTCCTGCTGACAAACCAACAAGGTGTCTTTGTagtgcactttcctacagacaggcaGCATATACCTCATGTGGCACTGGTTAGGACGGGGTAAAACCCAGTCCATTGCGGGTGATCGATCCTATGATCCACTGTGCCtcaaacaaattagttttaGAAACCTCTTTGAGGAGAAGAACTCTGTTAAAGTGCCCATATACGACGAAGGTTTCAGGCACGTTTGCCGTGGGCCCAACCTCTGGGTATGTCAATGACTGGTCAGTAATAACGATCCACTTTAACCTGGGTCGTTAAAAGGAATACACATAAACTGCGCATACCTGTGAGACATAATCTCAAACCCTTGACGACCCAACgcctttcattaaaaaaaacagagtCGGAGATAACGACCTCCTTCTTTGTTTGTCATGCAATGCCATTTCCATAGAGAACACCAGTCTGGCCAAATCTTCAAGTGCTTAAAAGTTTCTTTTCTATTTGTTTGTTATGTATGAGCGACCGTAGGAAAGACctcataaaaaaacccacagattTTTCCAACTGATAATACCACAACACAATGCAGATTTGACAAAGCACTGGTTTATCAGGTAGCAAGGTAAAGAACGATATTTATGCTTTATTATATATGTGCATAATCTTAAACTTGGAAATAACTGCAATACATTGGTTTGTAGTTTGTGagaattgtaatatatttcttgAAGTCAGTGGAAAAAGCAtacacatttaataattaaagatcACAGATAACAGTTTAATGGCAATAAAGCGGTTTTTCGCAGTTAAGATACgtattatgttatgtgaaattttATCTTCTTtcttattcaatatttttagtaaaaacgagagattttttaaaaactactaaaataaaataatagatttttGGACCAGGTTCTCTTGCACTATTGCGTATTGGTACAAATCAATAATTTCCATTGCTGATAATATTAAAACCTTCTAACAACATTGATATAATCTTGTtcaattgatttatttaatgttcAGTTATCCAAACAcaaattttaaatgatatatgtaataaaaattgtataactAAATTATAAATGATCAAAAATGATTAGCGTTGCGGTTTCTTGCATGTCATAAATTTAAAGGCCCATTCACGGttgatacaaacattttaaattgccAGTGAACAGTACCCACTGAATTTGCAAGTTCGCACCTATATGATGTTTGCTATGATAAATCATTAATACGTTGTTTGTCTACAagtggtttttaaaaaacccaattagtcacgggatggaaggaaggaaatcttttatttaacgacgcgctcaacacattttatttacggttcttatggtgtcagacatatggttaaggaccgcacagatattgagggaggaaccccgctgtcgccacttcatgggctactcttttcggttagcagcaagggatcttttatatgcaccatcccacagacaggatagtacataccacggcctttgttgttacaccagttgtggagcactggctggaacgaggtatagcccaatgtgtccaccaacggggatcgatcctagaccgaccgcgcttcaagtgaacgctttaccactgggctacatcccgccccttaatCACGGGACGGAGAAAATTACATGCATTTTGTATAAGGAGCGTACACAGTACTAAGCTCTTCGTCTGTTGTTCCAATTAAGGACGTTACCGAGATCAGAATACGTTTATTGGGAAGATATATGACCCTCGAGCAAACCCATGACTATATGTCCAGTAATCTTAACAGTAAAGGACTTTCGGTTCCAGCGATGACTTTTTAACTGCTTTTGAAGACTTTTTATTATGACGTCATAGCGAGATTAGAGCAGTGtcgaacaaaatattttgaggaacaatttgaataatgctgttaaaacatctgagaaaaaaagaaatgttttatttaacgacgcactcaacacattttatttacggttatatggcgtcagacatatggttaaggaccacacagattttgagaggaaacccgctgtcgccactacatgggctactctttccgattagcagcaagggatcttttatttgcgcttcccacaggcaggatagcacaaaccatggcctttgttgaacaagttatggatcactggtcggtgaaacATCTGAGAAGGCTCCTGTAAAAGTATATCTGGCAGAGAACAGTTCGTCGTGTAGATATTCGAGTTACTAGTGGTTATGTTgttaacgagagagagagagagagagagagagagagagagagagagagagagagagagatagagagatagagagagggagcaACACAATTGTGATACAATTTTCTTAAATTTAGTATAGGATGCATACGGCTGTGATAATTTATGTCTTTATGATAAGAatgtgggtatgtgtaaacaaTATAATTCCCTACCaaacagagcgagagagagagagagagagagagagagagagagagagagagagagagagagagagagagagagagagagagagagagagagttaaaagAGATCATATTTTTAGTACAAGTTTAAATGAAACTGAATAATCAGAGTAAAATATAGTTAGACTTTCTTGCCGGTTACAAACTGGAAATGTCTCCTTTTAACACTACTTAACAACATATCGCTGTACGTTCTAAGTCTGTCATCTTTGATTTTCTCTTTCACCCCAGACACCCAGCGATAGTGGTACAATAATCCGTCCTTGGGAGACACCACGTACGCCTCAAACTGTTTTCTGTACATATGTTTGTCAACTAAATGAATCCTCACAGACCGAACCCTTTCTGGAATCACAATTTGCTTGGTTCTTGAAAATGCAGGCAATATTTTTTTGTCTCTCCAAACACGAAGAAGAGGAGTTACACGATACAGCCGCGCCTCTTTCGACTGGTTATATCCTTTAGTGTCCATCCGCCAATTTCCATTTGTGCCAAAGAAGGTGTTCCTAAACGCAATAGACCCAACATTTGGAGTACGTTTACGAACACTCTGTATCAAAGCCATCCAGGTTTTATGTTTTTGGGGCATAATTAGTTCATCCACGTCCGAGTACGCCAGATACCGCGACACGTGAAGATGCTTGTATAAGCAGTCATTGATTATAACATTCTGGCCGAAATAATGAATATCTTTTACAGGTATATCCCACTGCACGAGTTCAAGAAGACCCTCTTTTACATATCCACTGAGAACGAGGCTCACTTCCGGTGTCACACTGTAGTTGTATAAAACGAATCTCTGAGCGCCTAGAAGTATGTTCATTtctataaaagaaataatggcATGTACGTGTTTGTAGTGGGAATGTAGCACGGGTCCGCATACCGTTATGTTATTCTTATTCTTCTGTGATGGGTAGgtaatttttatgatgtttgTTATCGAAGTTGAATTATTCGTGG
The sequence above is drawn from the Gigantopelta aegis isolate Gae_Host chromosome 6, Gae_host_genome, whole genome shotgun sequence genome and encodes:
- the LOC121373904 gene encoding uncharacterized protein LOC121373904, giving the protein MNILLGAQRFVLYNYSVTPEVSLVLSGYVKEGLLELVQWDIPVKDIHYFGQNVIINDCLYKHLHVSRYLAYSDVDELIMPQKHKTWMALIQSVRKRTPNVGSIAFRNTFFGTNGNWRMDTKGYNQSKEARLYRVTPLLRVWRDKKILPAFSRTKQIVIPERVRSVRIHLVDKHMYRKQFEAYVVSPKDGLLYHYRWVSGVKEKIKDDRLRTYSDMLLSSVKRRHFQFVTGKKV